The stretch of DNA AAATCATAAGTAATTCGAATCTGACCAATTTAAATTACTATATGCAgcgtgtgtaattcgaatcaccctgattcgaattactgtgtgtaattcgaattaggctgatttgaattagtgggtGTGTACGTGTGTATGTGTAGTTCATACAAATAAAGTTCAAATTAGATTGATTcgaactatataaaaatatctcttAATTGATGTGTGAACCAATTTTTGATTTggcttattcatgtaaatttttCCTCCCCTTAGTATATATAAGTGATTTGTccaaataattatatctctaacaaatttaacaaattacAAACATGAACTCGTGAATGGCATgtcgaaaatttaaaaagaaattaaatggatTTTGCATATTAATAAAGACCATTAGTCCATTACAGATAGATAACAGATGTGTGGCACAGTAATTCTCTCTTGCTTATGATTTATGAAGATGGCTTTAGCGAattcctaatatttttaaaagaattgcTATTGCAATCTAACTCTACAAACTAATGGATGGTTACTATTTacaatcaattaaattattataattgtcTTCATAATAGATTAAAACAGCTTACTAAAGTGCTAAAAGTTCATACAAAGAGTTGGGATTTTCATGGAGgtcatttatctttttaatgttATCATCAGGAGGTATTCAGTAGTGCAACATGAATTCTTTTCTCTCTAATAACAAATCCTCCTGATCTCTTGATCCAACTAGAAAGTCCTCATTAAAAGGTTTATTAACAGAGAATTTTAGTTACTTTTCCAAATTCAAATCTAAATcatcttatttaaaaattttacgcTCCACTATGTGATGGACATatcatgaaattattttttataataatttaaatcgaaagaataaaatacataaataattatatattaatacatTTTAACGTAAGactctcttttttatttgtataaattttttgtataaatattttttttatttgaatttataaattctttttttttaattaacaacaattaaaaTCTAAATGTTTAGATGATAGAAactttgatattattttataagaCTACTTCTACAAattgaagttaaaaaaaagGCATATTAATAGTAACATGACTAACAAGATATTTAGCAGCAGAGTTTATAACTGCCGCTAAATGATTCTTCGGTTCATTCTTTAGTATGCAGCACTCTTTTACATCCTGATAAAGGTTCATTAGCTAATGAAACTATATTATAAGATTATCAACAAAGTAATAAAGGGTCAAGTGTGTATTGCATTATTTTAAGGAGGGAAGAAGTTTAGAAGAacttagaacaaaaataaatcaaGTTTCGTTACATTATTATTGCTAGTTATAATGGAATTAAGATATCCATGTGAAGTATAATAGTTCCTGAATTGGGATATGATACACAACAAATGAAAAGGCTTAGAAAAAGTACCTGAAAAAAAAACACTACCTCTttcctaattttaaatttaattagttaacaaaataattaggCGGCAATCGATGTATTACAATTAGTCTTTCAACTATTTAGGATATGATCTTTATTGGattcataaatatgaaataattaaatcCTCATCCCTTAAATTAATCTCACTTAAATTTTATCATGTATATTACCTTATTATCTACTTTTCTGTCTTATTCCGACTCTATGGGAACAAACCCTAATTGTAGTATGAGAATCCAAACTTGATGCTATATAATTACTAATTAGCACTTTATTGATGAACATTTAGCACTAGAAATTAGAATGTTTAACgcgttaaataaataaaatgttaaattttttgcCCCTACTTCTAGTAACCTAATTAACCGGTGTCCTAAGAGTAGACACTTGTTAATTAGCAAACTCTTAGAATAATGTTCATGTCTTAAAAGtaccattttttttttcctaattaCTTGATATAAATAGAACCAAACTTTATAGTTACTATCCTCAATTATCAGCTAGCCACTCAACACATCATGCTCATATATATTTCCAGGAACCACTTTGGAAATATAATGCAGAAGAAAATTAATGTATGCTACCAAGTTGATGAGAGAAAATAGAACAATTCCACTTTATTTATAACACATGCATGATAAAAGATATTATATGCAGAAAATTAATGATCATGATTCATTATTTCTAATGGTGGAATCACTTAGTACCATCAATAACATACATTTTTCAAAGTAAAACTCTTATGAATCCAAATATTGAATTATAAGTAAGTAAATAATGTTGATAATTTGTGAATGAAATATAAACAATTTAATCATTCTCATTTTCAAACATTCTCATTTTATAATAAAGCAATTTTTTATAGATACAATCTATTATATATGAACTGTTAATTTATTAATGATgattaagaaaatataaaaatactattcaaTGGTATAAGAAGAATCTTAACCTAGATATATAGCATGAATGCTTAGggtatattttaatttctagtTTCTAGTTAAAAAGTGTTTGACTCATAAAAAGATGAGAAACAAATAATACATCAAAGATCTTGTACTAATCTCAAAACTAAAACTTGATGATCACACATTTTTATCCACCCGAATATTATTGAAACTAAATCTTTACCTATTAAAGCATATATTAGAAgggagaaaaacaaaaggaaaagatGGGAGCAAGTATTTTAAAGCTACAACATTTTATGCTTTTAAGACACATGCTATGAATAAACATGCCTTTGGTAGGTATGAGGAATCTAAAATACATTGAATCCTACATTTAGGAATCTGTGTTTTCGTGTCGAAACAAATAGATGTATGCACTCATCAATAACCTAGCAATAATCAAGGTTAGCTTATCTAATGTATAGTATGTAGTACCATATGACaagcttaaaaaaaaaaaaaaaactagtttTGTAAAGTAAGTGCTGCACAGATTTTGtctttttgaataattaaataCACACATTAATATTGAAGAATTTATTGGACTTCTAACAATGTTTATGTATGCGTTTTGATTTGGTTTTAACATCATATATAATAACCAAATAATAGTACTAAAACATTTCAAAAATGATTGTAACATACATATAAACTACTTAGGGCCTCATCACCACTTGGTTGAAATCTTGAATTGAGATTATAGTATGAAGTGTTGCTtctatttgaaaaaatttttagattcgTAATAAGTGATTAATAATTAAGTTTGTTACACGCACGACTTTCACAACAACATACATATTGAATTAATGAATGAGAAACAAAAACCAAGAAATATGATTAGTTTTTTCTTCCCACTTGTTCATGGTGGGAATTACTTAATTATATGAGAGAGAGATGTTCAACTTCCCTTGGTCAAACGCAATAATGTAAggattcttttaattaattattctctACAATACCAAACAAACAAGACAAGTGATCAATTTGTCTTGATTACTTAGCTTGAGCAATTTGGTTTCACATGTTGGAGAGAAAAATTATCCACCCAAATATATAAGACACTAATAAACCAtggaattaaacaaagaaattacATATTTAATCCAAAAAGATAGATTTGTGTTATTGATTATACTAACTACGATTTATTATTCCACAATTAAGGTTAATGCACAATAACAATCTAGTCTCTAACAACTCCAGCAACCAAACAGAAATGTTTTACAATTGTCCCTAGGAATTTAGAATTATATTAAAACCAAGTCCTTACACAACATCACCTAGCCAATGGAAAATGAGACACTTGGACATACAAAATCAGCACTTGTTCACAACACAACTCGAAGAAAGtctcataaaattaattaaaaaccaATATATTATACCTTTGATGGAGGTTCAACTTCTCACCTTTTGTGCCCTCTCAAAAATTAAGAAGCTCCTCATCATCAAAAAGATTGTCTTCCACCACTAGAGTTCCCACCGGCCCAACCATCAACGGCCAAATTAGGCATGTTTAGAGGTAGATTGAAGAACGGTAACCCCGAAGAAGGATCCGGAAAAGAGTTATTAACACCACTGCCACTGACACCGCCACCGCCACCAGAAGGTTGCCCTTGTTCTATCTGAAGAGCCTCGTCTTCATCTAAGGGCAACCTTTCATACGCTACATTAGTAAACGACGAGGCAATAACAATAACAGGCCCAGAAGCCACTAAAAGCCCAATAACATTTCCTCCTACCACTTGTCCCTGGCCTCCACCAAGAAACACAGTTAAACTTGTAGCCCCTGGTGGAGCAGGAGGTGGTAGAAAGGATCCTGATAGAGAAAGTATCTCAAATCTTCCATGAAGCGTCACGACTGCTCCGGCAGCTGCTGGTTGTCGGAGCGTGACGTTGGTAACAGTTCCGCTGCCGCTAAGAACACAGATTCCCCGTTGACGCTTTCTTGCATAAGTGGCCACAGAGTCAAACACATCGCAACCACTACTAACTTCAAGGATGTGTGCCCTAAGAGTGTTTGCACTCTCCCTTGTGATGATCACCGGTGGCTTAGGCTTGTTCTTGGAACCCGGAGGTCTCCCTCTTGGCCTACGAGCAACAACATCACCAGGGCCTTGATTTGGCGAAACTAGGTCAAGACCCTCGTGATGGTTGTTGCTCGGGTCTTGGTCTTGGTTATTATCATCATCTTCAAGGTCAGGGCGTTGAAGGTGATGAACAAAGTGTGATGCTGAACCCAAGTCTATGCCGGCCATACACACACAAAAGAGTTTTTCTAAAGAAAGTGTAAAACACAAAAGGGGAACagcacaaaaatatataaaaatgaaaaaactaTATAGTAGTAATTAAAATAAGAGAGAAATTACAAGAATAGTAGTATGAACAATATAAATTATGGGGAGTGGgtttatattaaaaagaaaaagagagagaagtatTAGGAGTGCCCAATGATTCAAACCTCAGTTTGCGAATAGAAAAACAAAGGGATCAATTGAGTACTGCAGAGGAAATGNNNNNNNNNNNNNNNagagaatataatataaaatattttacataattctgtaatcatatttattttttaagataattatttataatattaatataaaaataaattaaaattaaaatttttttttagggtGAAGTTAAAATGTTATGTCTATGAGTCTATGTGATATGTctttggagagagagagagagagattagaCAGGTAGGTTGGATCATTATTTAGGAAACCTAGGTCACCTTTCGATAAagagaaaaactaaaatattataaaccCTTAGCTAATAAGTAATTGGGGCACATGCTCAACATATACAACATATACTCCTATACTTTActttacaaattaattaaatttgtggtctaatttttcttaattttcaataaacaaAGACCTGCCTGCACTTGTACGAGGCTTCTTGTTGACCCAACGCAAGTAGTTAGTGCCCTCAATTCCTAAAACTATCAAAACATAGTATGAATCAGTTAACGAGACAAGTGATCTTATTAAGTTATTATGACTCTTTTCAAGAGCTCTTGGACCCCAGGTAATTAATTGAAGcacttcttatttatttatataaatcttGAAATTTGGGCAACCTATATAAATTAAGATTTATCTATCTTATGTTTTTAGAATACATATNNNNNNNNNNNNNNNNNNNNNNNNNNNNNNNNNNNNNNNNNNNNNNNNNNNNNNNNNNNNNNNNNNNNNNNNNNNNNNNNNNNNNNNNNNNNNNNNNNNNNNNNNNNNNNNNNNNNNNNNNNNNNNNNNNNNNNNNNNNNNNNNNNNNNNNNNNNNNNNNNNNNNNNNNNNNNNNNNNNNNNNNNNNNNNNNNNNNNNNNNNttttatatttattaaataaagatatttaaaattttttgcattAATACaggtttaatttaataataaacaaatttaagcacactttataattaaaatgaattttaataactttatttcaattaaattcactttattttaattttattagctTTTGTGTAATGAATTTGTGATTTAAGGTTTATTCTCTGTTAGATAAAAATGTTATTGGATTCATGCTAATCCAAACAATTTTCTTATTCAAAAATGTGTTTGGATGAAGAAATTTTAAAAGGGAAAGCaattttttggataattaaattttttgttaaaataatttgtttggaTATTTACAAAAGCAATTTTCAAAAAGTgagaacaaaatatatttttttctttaattttatcatttaatatgtatctaaactaaaaattttaaaataatgcaACTAGATTGGTTTAATTTAATcacattatatttaaaatttgcaaAAATTCTAACAAATCAGCATCAAACACGCTCTAAATGTTTTGTCGTTTAGTTTGAACTTGCCAGCTGGCAAAAACATGTACatatattataaactaaaaaagGATAAGGTTATACAATTTATTTAATATCATCATTCTTACGAAATTTAAGTGCACTTGTATCATCACCcgattaatttatttatgaaattcaAAAGTTTAATGTCTGTCGTAGGCACAAGACACAAtctgtatatttatatttatacataaatatattaatatttaattttaatatttaattttagtacataaataatatttttgataataaaaataattacgtTTATGACTTTTAAATTGAATCTAAAATAATGGTCgattcaagaatattttttataaaaatatattagtctataaaaaaatataatctgggtcatatttaagtattttgtgtatattttacacggatttatctatttttttctatttttttctaaaattataaataaaaaacttaattaacaCGCATTTAAAGTTTGTTATCTACGTCTAATTCTAATACCCGTTAATAGTTAGACTTTTTACTGATTTGAGAACAGTCTCGTATCCTAATTATATAAATCTATGTTCCACAACTATGAACAATAATTCTAACCTCACCTCTAAAATACTAAGgagaaattaaatattattaagtgAGATTGTATAAGTTTATTGTGATAGTGAAAAGACTGAataattatttgattatatatatatatagtttaaatTAGTGACATTTGGAAACACAAAAGGCAACTTAATTTAAGCGTTTTATTACCATTTAATAACATAAATACATAACTTTATATAATATGATAACTATCAACATGTGAGATCTAATGATTAGATTTGTTTCTGTTAATTAATCTTAAcataaacaaattttattaattacaatatcCGTGATTTAAATAGTCATAAAATAACCTCAGCtcttaatataaaattacttgaCTTTTTAATAGACACATGCTCATCAATAATCTAGAACTAAATTTCATTTCA from Arachis duranensis cultivar V14167 chromosome 4, aradu.V14167.gnm2.J7QH, whole genome shotgun sequence encodes:
- the LOC107486080 gene encoding AT-hook motif nuclear-localized protein 23 → MAGIDLGSASHFVHHLQRPDLEDDDNNQDQDPSNNHHEGLDLVSPNQGPGDVVARRPRGRPPGSKNKPKPPVIITRESANTLRAHILEVSSGCDVFDSVATYARKRQRGICVLSGSGTVTNVTLRQPAAAGAVVTLHGRFEILSLSGSFLPPPAPPGATSLTVFLGGGQGQVVGGNVIGLLVASGPVIVIASSFTNVAYERLPLDEDEALQIEQGQPSGGGGGVSGSGVNNSFPDPSSGLPFFNLPLNMPNLAVDGWAGGNSSGGRQSF